One Drosophila subpulchrella strain 33 F10 #4 breed RU33 chromosome 2R, RU_Dsub_v1.1 Primary Assembly, whole genome shotgun sequence genomic window, aaataataagaaaacaaTAAATCGAACTCGCCTAAAGTAGCAATTAATTTGCTTATGACATTCTTAGCCCCCCCTAATGAATCTCGGACAATCTCTCCGTGCGCTTTTCGTGGGCTCTAGGACATTCTCTCAGTCTTAAACGATTTAAGAAACTAtggcaaaattttaattactcATTACAAATTGCATAATCAATAAATCTCTCTGCTTGCCTTAAAGTTAACTGCGGTTAATTAGAGTTAGTGCGTATTAAGTGCGTCCGCTAAATGGCTGCACTTCGCTGCATTTATCACAAAACTGAGCGAAATGCACTCCACGGTGATCCAGTGTTCCAGGGATCCAATGATATGTGTGGATCCTCCACTGACCAAACTAAATCGTAGGCTTTGACTAAATAATGGTAGAATTAACACTAGACGATGAATAAATTAGGGCCAGCCAGGTTGATCATTCTGAAATGGGGAAATAGACGTCTTAGATGGGGTTTCACTCAGGAGGTATCTTTAGGTGGTGACCTACCGTGTGCGCTGATCAGACTACGTGCATCCCAGAGGGACATCTGCGACTGGGAGAGACGGTGCTGGGGGGGATACAGTTTGTAGGGGAAGTACGAGTGGTGGAAGGTGGCGATGGGAATGGGCTGTGCCGGCTGCAGGAAtggctggtgctggtgctggtgctgggcGGAGATCTTCCGCGAGACCTTCGGTTCCTTCTTGGGCTTGCTGGCTCCTCCGGGACACGGCTGCTTCGAGGACTTGATGAAGTTCGGGATCCGCGCCAGCAGGCCGCAGTAGTACGGATCGTCCTGCTTCTTCCTCTGCTGCGCCCCGCTGCTCTTCTGCCGCTTCTTGTCCGCATAAATGGGCATCAACGATCCGCCGGCCTCGTAGTCGGGCTGTAAGTTCAAAAATCATGTAGTCAATGTTTTCAAAGGTCGATATAATATGAATTTAttctaaacattttaaaatttcctaaAAATGTACATCGTTTTGCTAAGcttaacaataataaatagattgtttttgaaactatgaaaaaaaaaaatcaaaatttaaataaggCTTTTTCCTAAACGTTCTTACTATCAAACAATcaaaatttaactaaataaaaaataaatttttcccGAAAATTTCCTAATGTATTAAAATCTATGGTTAGTTTATTCAAATGTTACTCATACTTCTCCTGAAGAATTATCTAATATTCAAAGCTTAAGCTTATCCCGAAGCACATAAAAACTATTGTTAATATGGGCCCAACCCATCAAACTGTCAGTTTTACGAATGAAATAGTTACTCTcacaacaacaaaatataCGCAACTTACTATTTTATGGTAATCTGACTATTAAATAGTAACCAAAGCAAGAACAAATTACACATCACTATTTTAAGTAGTTataaacctttttttatagttacGTAACTATCGGTATTGGTCAATTTTACCCATAACTTGTTTTATGGCTATGTGAATGATGATTTTTCTTGACCTTTTCAATTTATCAGAACGTAACTATTTCATTTATTCATCTCCTAAACAATTAgcgaaaatgaaaaaatatatataatataataatatattattttaggaAATTACGATTAGTCTTTCTTTTTGATCTAATTCTTgtcatattttaaaaaagctCAAACAAGAAATCCCGTTACATATTAGTaactaaattattaaattactAAATTACCTTGGGCACATAGGGACCCTCGTTGAGGAAGGCGGCACTGAAGATGCTGCGACGCCCCTTGCTGGAGTGGCTCGAGTTCTGGGAATTCTGGGAGTTCTGCGAGTCATCCGAGGCGGCGGGCGTGGGATAGATCAATCCCACCTGGCTCTCGATGGTGGAGTAGGGATCCTCGCTGCTGTGCGTCAGCGGAACTCGCACACCCATCGCATCCAGGGACTTGGGCATGGCTTGGAGGCGACTCCTCAGCATGTCCATGGCCACCACGTTGACCACGAGTATCCAGACCGGGGAGTTGATTAGATTGTTGTTCGACTTGACCAGCGACACGGCGGACAGGCACTGGCGCTCCAGTCTGCCGCGTTCCGGATAGGTGCGCGCAAACTCGCGATTTATGTTCGTCTGGAACTTTTTCATGTCGAAGAGTCGGGCCGAGGTGCCCGCGGTGAGGGACATCTGCGGCATTTGGATTATGTCGCCGCCGATCACCGTCTCCTCGTTTCCCTGCGAAGTGCTGTTCACGTAGATGCTGCTCTTGCCGTACCGCTTGATGAATATGTTGCCGGTGTCGTCCATTTTGATCTTGAAACCGTCGCCGATGGACTTCTTGATCACCTTCGTCTCCGCATCGCGCATGGGGTTATCGAAGCCATTCAGACCAATGCTGTGGATTTAGGGATAGAAAATAAGTCGGGTTTCAATAGTATAATGATTCATTTCAGCGGAATCTTTAAGAAGTACGATTACAACCGCCTTGCCGAGGTACTAATGAAAATAGTATTCGACTGAACTTTACAATAATGCTAATGGTTTCAAGTATATGTGTaatgttcttaaatttaaaaaaaaaaatatttaatttagtaaatcttaatttgaaaaatatttctttgggAGATTACCATTTTTATATTCTATGTTTTTAACGTCAAATCAGTATTTCTAAGCTTCATACCAGGGACTGTAATCAATATGAGATTTATTTTG contains:
- the LOC119551869 gene encoding uncharacterized protein LOC119551869 — translated: MISRRKIISRSLDNLDAIGQEEQEEDVWHDREKLFRDHINEVLSKWEQIDDEIWAKIIVFEKNRRVAKAYARSSVITINGSKNGFDGVRIGLNGFDNPMRDAETKVIKKSIGDGFKIKMDDTGNIFIKRYGKSSIYVNSTSQGNEETVIGGDIIQMPQMSLTAGTSARLFDMKKFQTNINREFARTYPERGRLERQCLSAVSLVKSNNNLINSPVWILVVNVVAMDMLRSRLQAMPKSLDAMGVRVPLTHSSEDPYSTIESQVGLIYPTPAASDDSQNSQNSQNSSHSSKGRRSIFSAAFLNEGPYVPKPDYEAGGSLMPIYADKKRQKSSGAQQRKKQDDPYYCGLLARIPNFIKSSKQPCPGGASKPKKEPKVSRKISAQHQHQHQPFLQPAQPIPIATFHHSYFPYKLYPPQHRLSQSQMSLWDARSLISAHE